aatattctttccctagtttctgaccttgttgttttaatgatgatatatcatggggtagttcattttgatctggtctgtttggtgtcctggaggcctcttgcatctgtatgggaatatctttctctagattttggaaattttctggtattattttgttgaatatattatgcattccctttgtttgcacctcttctccttctttgatacccatgtttctcaagtttggtcttttgatggagtcggtgagttcttgcattttcttttcacaggtcttgagttgtgtaattaatagttcttcggtttttcctttaattactatttcatcttcaagttctgagattctgtcttctgtttgttctatcctgctggattggccttccgttttgttttgcagttctgtttcattcttttttctgaggtttccatatcctgggtggtttcctctttaatgttgtctatttttgttctgagttcatttatctgtttattaatcatgttctctgtttcacttggtgtttatacagtgcttctatggtttcctttatttcttcttttgctttttcccattctctatttttgttgtcttggaatttcttgagtgtcttctgtacattttggttgatcatatccagtaacatctctataaaattctcattgagtacctgtaatatgtcttctttgaaattattcttgtgggcttcattgggttctttggcatagttcatgttcattttgttggagtctggatctgagtatttgtttttttcatttccctctggttcctatactaactttttgctgtggggaaactggtttccctgttttttctgtcttcctttcattgctcttggtgttgttactgtccctgtactgtgtgcaattaagtattttctagcttgtaataataacaatggtgatatttagaatggaatggtgagaagagatggaaagcaaagaagttaaagaaaaagggaaaaacaaataaacagacaagtaggaaaaaacaaaacaaagaatcaagtaaagaagtttcaaagatataaacagggagcattattaTACTAATCGATAGTAAGCTGAAcatgcattagagagacagagagaggattgaaaataaaaaataaaaagtataaagataagaataaaaataaaaagtaagtaaatgaaagaaaaaatataaaaatagaataaaatagaacaaaataaaaaatagaaaataaaaaaacactcctagttcaaatgcaattaagtttcagtcttaataatttggtgtctgtctcagtctccagtcctggagatggtgcctcagatgttgttctgtagttgtctcataaagggacgcataaagtagaacaaaacttcacaaaaaaacccccacaaagtgtccccagttcaaatgcaatagagtttcagtaagttttttagcatgcaggtgtagttcggttgttgtctcatcaaaggtagggagagagaaaaaaattagtctggagacaggtctttGAATGGCTGTCTAtggctgtggtttgcctgcccactgctgtcagcctgctgttgttggacgctttatttatgcagatctctggggtgagcttagcactcacctggcccccaggctttgtttacttagagttctcctgtgcacgagccgctgctataagctttcccctttccaagcacacttggggaggtgacactgcaccggcTTTCTCTGgcttgcatgtttgtttacagctcacgtgggaagtgggtcttcccccctcccctctggagttttcctcccactgctgcttttacaagctttcccactcctgtttgctgggcatgtgctgctgctcatGCTGGccggtgtgtttgtttacagttcacgtgggaggtgggtcttcccccctctcctgtagggttttcctccctcagccactctcacagCCTTTCACGCTGCTGTTTGCTGGGTGCATACCCCCACTTCCGCCTTatcctctctggccaggcctggcttgtttatttacagttccaggaaggattcccctccccccctgtTTGGCGcacagtgcaccccaccctctttgcaatgtgtctttattgttcttatttcttattactcagtttctcttttttccctgggtaggggttggtctgtccagggggctatgctgatctggcccagtgtTGTTGTGGACATACCTCaaaccgcttagctcaccttgtctgcgtcttcccaagccgtctaagtgtgggtgactggtggcccaggggccccctggtttctccatttaatgtgaagtggagattctctgtgctggctggaggtgtggaggggtcaaagttttgcctcttattggtggttttgcctacaacgtgtgtctccagcttctctccaagatttcactataggaggcacgctttctgcttcctccctctagccaccatcttagaATTCCccagaaaataatttcttgaCTGTAGAAGATTGGGGCTAGttgtgtagctcagtagtacagcattGTGAAAGAGTTCCTGAATTTGATTACAAGCACCATGGAAAAATAGCATTTATGACAGGTGATTAATGCATGCTGTGTCATagtctttatctctctctttttggcagtCATATCAAACACATGGATCCAGGAAATAATATgcaaatttcagaatttcttcttctgggaTTTTCAGATCAACAACCACAAATATATCTTCTCATATTTGGGCTTTTCCTTTCCATGTACTTGATCACAGTActtgggaacctgctcatcatcTTGGCCATCATCACAgacccccacccacacacacccatgtactttttcctctctAACTTGTCGTTTGTGGATATCTGTTTCACCTCCGCCACTGTCCCCAAGGTGCTGGTGAATCTCCAGACAAAGAGCAAGGGCACCACCTATGAAGGCTGCATCACACAGATGTACTTATTGCTCTTTTCAGGTTTGGACATCTTTCTGTTGATTGTGATGGCATATGACAGATATGTGGCCATATGTCACCCTCTGCATTATATGGTCATCATGAGCCAACAGCTCTGTGGATTGCTGGTTCTGGCATGTTGGATCATAGGTGTCATGAATTCCTTGCTACATACCTTCTTTGTATTATGGCTGTCCTTCTGCACAgacatggaaataccacactttttctgtgaacttaACCAGGTGGTCCACCGTGCCTGTTCTGACACTTTTGTTAATGACATGGTGATATACATTACAGCTCTACTCCTGGCTTTGTGTCCCCTTACTGGTATCCTTTATTCTTACTCAAAGATTGTTTCCTCCATCCATGCAATCTCCTCGGCTCAGGGAAAGTACAAAGCATTTTCCACCTGTGCGTCTCACCTCTCAGTTgtctctttattttattgtacACTACTGGGTGTCTACCTAAGTTCTGCTGTGACCCAAAACTCACACTCCACTGCAACAGCTTCTCTGATGTACACTGTGGTCACACCCATGCTGAATCCCTTCATCTACAGTATGAGCAATAAAGACATCAAGAAGGCTCTGAAAACACTCATTTGGAAGGCAACTGGAAAAGAAGCAATAGATCTACTTCAGTAGAAATGTCCACAATTGTTGGGCTCAAAGCTTTAGAGTGAAAAAGTATGAtggtttcacacacacacacacacatctacaaacacacacacacacacagacacacacacacacatagacacacacacaactgCAGCATCTGTGTACTATTTGCTTCTATTTACTCCATTATACTaccatctttctttcttactttctttctttctttctttctttctttctttctttctttctttctttctttctttctttctttctttctttctttcctttctttctttctttcttccttcctctctctctctctctctctctctttaaaatttcttttagtcatatgtgcatacaatgtttgggtcatttctccccctaccttctttttcttcaatgcaTCTTCACTTCTAGCATGTTACatggtcatttcttttttaaacagttttactGAGGTATAATTAATATTCAAAGAAGCTGATGTGTTTAATGTGTATGATATGGTGGGTTTGTGCAGGTGCAAATATGTACTTGCACAAATATGATAGACAATGATACTAGACATATGATTTCTTTATGTACACATACTTTGACCATATTAGGGATataggaatttttgttttttagcaccCTCTGATCAATGCTTAGGTAGTGCCTGGTGCATGGTCAGTACTCAATGTATGTTGCACATCTATGAGAAATCATTTGTCATTTAAATGTAGGATATATGAGCTCTTGGAAAAAGGCTCAGAGTGATCCAAGATAGTCTAATCAGGAATGACACTAGGGATGCCATAAGTGGATCAGATCCATTAACAAAATGCAGATACTGATTTACTTGCTGGAAAATG
The sequence above is drawn from the Castor canadensis chromosome 14, mCasCan1.hap1v2, whole genome shotgun sequence genome and encodes:
- the LOC141416115 gene encoding olfactory receptor 7A17-like yields the protein MDPGNNMQISEFLLLGFSDQQPQIYLLIFGLFLSMYLITVLGNLLIILAIITDPHPHTPMYFFLSNLSFVDICFTSATVPKVLVNLQTKSKGTTYEGCITQMYLLLFSGLDIFLLIVMAYDRYVAICHPLHYMVIMSQQLCGLLVLACWIIGVMNSLLHTFFVLWLSFCTDMEIPHFFCELNQVVHRACSDTFVNDMVIYITALLLALCPLTGILYSYSKIVSSIHAISSAQGKYKAFSTCASHLSVVSLFYCTLLGVYLSSAVTQNSHSTATASLMYTVVTPMLNPFIYSMSNKDIKKALKTLIWKATGKEAIDLLQ